One part of the Chryseobacterium mulctrae genome encodes these proteins:
- the menD gene encoding 2-succinyl-5-enolpyruvyl-6-hydroxy-3-cyclohexene-1-carboxylic-acid synthase yields MKKYSSKRSIQVLANILHQYGILDVVISPGSRNAPLAIHFSEMDDFNCFSIVDERSAAFVALGMAMSEKKPVAITCTSGSAAANYYPAVTEAFYQNIPLLILTADRPTDYVDLFDGQTIRQNNLFHQHSYGDFQLVEDSKDDAESINSDLIKKAVELCFEKQGPVHINIPLEEPLYDLVSELPTFPEVEKTIKKKEYEIPSNLVADWNTSQRIMILVGTKAYSPELENQLTQLVKNHSVVVLSEANSNLYHEKFFRHIDRYIFAFTEDDFKTYAPDLLITVGQNVVSKKVKQFLRNAHPKQHWHLDEVWQPDTYFSLTQKIEIKPELFFSKLLNFINLEPRPYYNLWDVLRDKKDKKHNDFLNLTEFSDFYFFNKASQSIPENYNIHFSNSSAIRYAQLFDFGKRKMYCNRGTSGIDGSTSTAMGFAIKNKNPTLLITGDLSFFYDINGLWNQYIPPFTRIIIFNNGEGNIFKIIPGPGNANSNTVDEFISTKHHKNAEFMAKHFGFSYVKVEDDGTLDRVFENFFKPDSLPKIMEVNTQGKNNADTQKAYFNFLKES; encoded by the coding sequence ATGAAAAAATATTCTTCTAAGAGAAGTATTCAGGTACTTGCTAATATTCTTCACCAATACGGAATTTTAGACGTTGTGATATCTCCGGGATCCAGAAATGCCCCTTTGGCGATACATTTTTCAGAGATGGATGATTTCAACTGTTTCAGCATTGTTGATGAAAGAAGTGCAGCTTTTGTTGCTCTCGGAATGGCAATGAGCGAGAAAAAACCTGTTGCAATTACCTGCACAAGTGGTTCTGCAGCAGCAAATTATTATCCTGCAGTTACAGAAGCTTTTTATCAGAATATTCCGTTGTTGATTTTAACGGCAGACCGACCAACAGATTATGTTGATCTTTTTGACGGACAGACAATCAGACAAAATAATCTTTTTCATCAGCATTCTTACGGAGATTTTCAGTTAGTTGAAGACAGCAAAGACGATGCAGAAAGCATCAATTCAGATCTTATAAAAAAGGCAGTCGAGCTTTGTTTTGAAAAACAAGGTCCGGTTCATATCAATATTCCTTTAGAAGAACCTTTGTATGATTTGGTTTCAGAACTTCCAACTTTTCCGGAGGTTGAGAAAACCATTAAAAAGAAAGAATACGAAATTCCTTCCAATTTAGTAGCAGACTGGAATACTTCACAGAGAATTATGATTCTGGTTGGGACAAAAGCTTACAGTCCTGAATTGGAAAACCAACTTACGCAATTGGTTAAAAATCATTCTGTTGTTGTTTTAAGCGAAGCGAATTCAAATTTATATCATGAGAAGTTTTTCAGACATATCGACCGATATATTTTTGCATTTACCGAAGATGATTTTAAAACTTACGCTCCAGATTTATTGATTACCGTTGGGCAAAATGTGGTTTCTAAAAAAGTAAAACAATTTTTAAGAAATGCACATCCGAAACAACATTGGCATTTGGATGAAGTTTGGCAACCCGACACTTATTTTTCTCTGACTCAGAAAATAGAAATAAAGCCTGAGCTATTCTTTTCTAAATTATTAAATTTCATCAACTTAGAACCTAGACCTTATTACAATCTTTGGGATGTTTTAAGAGACAAAAAAGATAAAAAGCATAACGATTTTTTAAACTTAACAGAATTTTCAGATTTCTATTTCTTTAATAAAGCTTCACAGAGCATTCCTGAGAATTACAATATACATTTCAGCAATTCATCAGCAATTCGTTATGCACAGTTATTTGATTTTGGAAAGAGAAAAATGTACTGCAACCGCGGAACAAGCGGAATCGACGGTTCTACTTCCACCGCAATGGGTTTTGCCATCAAGAACAAAAATCCTACCCTATTGATTACAGGAGACTTAAGCTTTTTCTATGACATCAATGGTCTGTGGAACCAATATATCCCACCTTTTACAAGAATTATCATTTTTAATAATGGAGAAGGAAATATTTTTAAAATAATTCCGGGTCCTGGAAATGCCAACTCAAATACCGTAGATGAATTTATTTCTACAAAGCATCATAAAAATGCAGAGTTTATGGCTAAACATTTTGGCTTTTCTTATGTAAAAGTTGAAGATGACGGAACTTTAGACCGCGTTTTTGAGAATTTCTTCAAACCAGATTCGCTTCCTAAAATAATGGAAGTCAACAC
- a CDS encoding isopenicillin N synthase family dioxygenase, producing MDKIPSVDLRDFLSDNPERKQKFVNEIGKAYEEIGFVALKGHFLDDKLVDNLYGEVKNFFELPTETKQKYEIPGIGGQRGYVGFGKETAKGFKKGDLKEFWHFGQYVSDDSKYKSEYPDNVIVDELPQFNEVGKETYQMLEKTGKYVLRALALYLGLDEFYFDDKIAEGNSILRPIHYPPITQEPDDAVRAAAHGDINLITLLMGSQGKGLQVQNHKGEWIDAIAQPDELMINVGDMLSRHTNNKLKSTIHRVVNPPRELWGTSRYSIPFFMHPVSEMSLNALENCVDENNPKLYEDTTAGEFLHERLIELGLIKK from the coding sequence ATGGATAAAATACCTAGTGTAGACCTGCGTGATTTCCTTTCGGACAACCCGGAACGCAAACAGAAATTTGTAAATGAAATCGGAAAAGCTTACGAAGAAATTGGTTTTGTAGCCTTAAAAGGACATTTCCTTGATGACAAACTCGTAGACAATCTTTATGGAGAAGTGAAAAACTTCTTTGAACTTCCAACAGAAACCAAGCAAAAGTATGAGATCCCCGGAATTGGAGGGCAAAGAGGTTATGTTGGTTTTGGTAAAGAAACGGCTAAAGGTTTTAAAAAAGGTGATTTGAAAGAATTTTGGCATTTCGGACAATATGTTTCGGATGACTCAAAATACAAAAGCGAATATCCTGACAACGTCATCGTAGATGAGCTTCCACAATTTAATGAGGTAGGTAAAGAAACTTACCAGATGCTTGAAAAAACAGGAAAATATGTTTTGAGAGCTTTAGCATTGTATCTTGGTCTTGATGAATTTTATTTTGACGATAAAATTGCAGAAGGAAACTCTATTTTGAGACCAATTCACTATCCTCCAATTACTCAGGAACCGGATGATGCAGTAAGAGCTGCAGCTCACGGAGACATCAACTTAATTACCCTTTTGATGGGTTCTCAGGGAAAAGGTCTTCAGGTACAAAATCACAAAGGAGAATGGATCGATGCGATTGCACAACCAGATGAATTGATGATTAATGTAGGAGATATGCTTTCGAGACATACCAACAATAAACTGAAATCTACCATTCACAGAGTGGTAAATCCGCCAAGAGAGTTGTGGGGAACTTCAAGATATTCTATTCCTTTCTTTATGCATCCGGTAAGCGAAATGTCGCTGAATGCTTTAGAAAACTGTGTTGACGAAAACAATCCAAAGTTATATGAAGATACAACAGCCGGAGAGTTTTTACACGAAAGATTAATTGAATTGGGATTAATAAAAAAGTAA
- a CDS encoding prolyl oligopeptidase family serine peptidase — translation MNFKPMLLTAGVLFSATVYAQKMTYPKAIKGNQTDTYFGTAVADPYRDLENDSEPTKKWVDEEVAYSQKYLSQIPFREQIKKQLTDIWNYEKIGAPFKEGDFTYYYKNDGLQAQAVLYRTNNKTKTTEVFLDPNKFSDKGTTSLSSLSFNKKGNLAAYSISEGGSDWNKIIIIDALTKKQIDETIVDVKFSGISWQGDEGFYYSSYDKPKEGTVLSGMTDKHKVYFHKLGTKQSADQLIFGGDKTPRRYLGAGVSEDQRYLIISAANATNGNELYVKDLKKGGDFVQINKGFDINVNIVDTEGDNLFIFTDKDAPNMRLVKTTIQNPSPETWKDVIPETENVLGISGGGGYFFATYMIDAIDQVKQFDKTGKLIREISLPGKGNVGGFGGKETEKELYYSFSNYITPGTTYKFNADTGKSEVYQKPKVKFNPEDYVSEQVFYTSKDGTKVPMMINYKKGIKLNGKNPTILYSYGGFNVSLQPSFSVVNAIWMENGGIYAVPNIRGGGEYGKKWHDAGTKMQKKNVFEDFIAAGEYLQSKGYTSKEYMALSGRSNGGLLVGATMTMRPDLAKVAFPGVGVLDMLRYNKFTAGAGWSYDYGTAEDNKEMFDYLKSYSPVHNVKAGTCYPSTMIITSDHDDRVVPAHSFKFGAELQEKQKCANPILLRIEKNAGHGAGRATDQVISENADLISFALYEMGIKKLGK, via the coding sequence ATGAATTTTAAACCTATGTTATTAACAGCCGGAGTTTTGTTTTCGGCTACAGTTTATGCTCAAAAAATGACTTATCCTAAAGCGATCAAAGGAAATCAAACTGATACTTATTTCGGAACTGCTGTTGCAGATCCGTACAGAGATTTAGAAAATGATTCAGAACCTACCAAAAAATGGGTAGATGAAGAAGTTGCTTATAGCCAAAAATATTTATCACAAATTCCATTTAGAGAGCAGATTAAAAAGCAGTTAACAGATATTTGGAACTACGAAAAAATAGGGGCACCTTTCAAAGAAGGAGATTTTACATATTATTATAAAAACGATGGTTTACAGGCACAAGCTGTTTTGTACAGAACCAATAATAAGACAAAAACCACAGAAGTATTTTTAGATCCTAATAAATTTTCAGATAAAGGAACGACTTCGCTTTCCAGTTTGTCTTTCAACAAAAAAGGAAACTTGGCAGCGTACTCTATTTCTGAAGGAGGTAGCGACTGGAATAAAATTATCATTATCGACGCCCTTACCAAAAAGCAAATTGATGAAACAATTGTTGATGTAAAGTTCAGCGGAATTTCTTGGCAGGGTGATGAAGGTTTCTACTATTCAAGCTACGACAAGCCAAAAGAAGGAACTGTACTTTCCGGAATGACTGATAAACACAAAGTTTATTTTCATAAATTAGGGACAAAGCAATCTGCTGATCAGCTGATTTTTGGTGGGGATAAAACTCCGAGAAGATATTTGGGAGCAGGAGTTTCTGAAGATCAGAGATATCTGATTATTTCTGCAGCGAATGCAACCAACGGAAACGAATTGTATGTGAAAGACCTAAAAAAAGGAGGTGATTTCGTTCAGATCAACAAAGGTTTTGATATCAATGTAAATATTGTTGACACAGAAGGTGATAATCTTTTCATTTTTACTGATAAAGATGCTCCAAATATGCGTTTGGTAAAAACGACCATTCAAAATCCGTCTCCTGAAACCTGGAAAGACGTTATTCCGGAAACAGAAAATGTGTTGGGGATTTCCGGAGGTGGCGGTTATTTCTTTGCTACTTATATGATCGATGCAATTGATCAGGTGAAGCAGTTTGACAAAACCGGAAAATTAATCAGAGAAATTTCGTTGCCAGGAAAAGGAAATGTAGGTGGTTTTGGTGGTAAAGAAACAGAAAAAGAATTGTATTATTCTTTCAGCAATTATATTACTCCGGGAACAACTTATAAATTCAATGCAGATACCGGAAAATCTGAAGTTTACCAGAAACCGAAAGTGAAATTTAATCCTGAAGATTATGTTTCTGAGCAGGTATTTTATACATCAAAAGATGGAACCAAAGTTCCGATGATGATCAATTATAAAAAAGGAATAAAGCTGAATGGCAAAAATCCTACAATTCTTTATTCTTACGGTGGTTTCAACGTTAGTTTGCAGCCTTCTTTCTCAGTAGTTAATGCAATATGGATGGAAAATGGTGGGATTTACGCCGTTCCAAACATCCGTGGTGGTGGTGAATACGGTAAAAAATGGCATGATGCAGGAACGAAAATGCAGAAGAAAAATGTATTTGAAGATTTCATTGCAGCTGGAGAATATTTACAATCGAAAGGTTATACCTCAAAAGAATATATGGCGCTTTCTGGAAGATCAAACGGAGGTTTGTTAGTTGGAGCAACAATGACGATGCGTCCTGATTTGGCTAAAGTTGCCTTTCCTGGAGTTGGAGTTTTAGATATGTTGAGATACAACAAATTTACTGCTGGAGCAGGTTGGTCTTATGATTACGGAACTGCCGAAGACAACAAAGAAATGTTTGATTATTTGAAATCATATTCACCGGTTCATAACGTAAAAGCAGGAACTTGTTATCCGTCAACAATGATTATTACAAGTGATCACGACGATAGAGTAGTTCCGGCGCATTCATTTAAATTTGGTGCAGAATTACAGGAAAAACAAAAATGTGCAAATCCTATTTTATTAAGAATTGAGAAAAATGCAGGTCACGGAGCAGGAAGAGCAACAGATCAGGTGATCAGCGAAAATGCAGATTTAATTTCTTTCGCTTTGTACGAAATGGGAATAAAAAAACTTGGAAAATAA
- the scpA gene encoding methylmalonyl-CoA mutase yields MRREIKNKIPQFNISENQQEIYQFEKDGLELKSKYTAEDVKNKDISDSSPGIAPYLRGPYSTMYVQKPWTIRQYAGFSTAEESNAFYRRNLAAGQKGLSVAFDLATHRGYDSDHARVVGDVGKAGVAIDSVEDMKILFNEIPLDEISVSMTMNGAVLPILSFYIVAAEEQGVSQDKLSGTIQNDILKEFMVRNTYIYPPTPSMKIIADIFEYTSRNIPKFNSISISGYHMQEAGATPVLEMAYTLADGLEYVRTGIKAGMNVDDFAPRLSFFWAIGMNHFMEIAKMRAARYIWATLLKQFNPQNPKSLALRTHSQTSGWSLTEQEPFNNITRTAIEALSSALGGTQSLHTNALDEAIALPTDYSAKIARNTQIILQQESGICDVVDPMGGSNLVESLTQQMIEEAMKYIDEVEKEGGMTKAIEAGIPKMRIEEAAARKQAKIDSSEEFIIGVNSFKSALKQTPIEILDIDNTEVRRKQIERLESIKLSRNSESVEQILNEIRESAKTGNGNLLALCIEAARRRVTLGEMSDAMEESFGRYKANIRTIQGVYAMNAGKNEYFGKALELTQKFEEAEGRRPRIMVAKMGQDGHDRGAKVVATAFADMGFDVDVAPLFQTPEEVAKQAVENDIHILGVSSLAAGHKTLVPQVVEELKKLGAEDITIVVGGVIPQQDYEFLYANGADFIFGPGTNLPKCAVDILNRFLA; encoded by the coding sequence ATGAGAAGGGAAATAAAGAACAAAATTCCTCAATTTAATATATCTGAAAATCAGCAGGAAATCTATCAATTTGAAAAGGATGGACTTGAGCTGAAATCAAAATACACGGCAGAAGATGTAAAAAATAAAGACATTAGCGACAGTTCTCCGGGAATTGCTCCTTACCTAAGAGGTCCTTATTCTACGATGTATGTTCAAAAACCTTGGACGATACGTCAATATGCAGGATTTTCGACAGCCGAAGAATCTAATGCGTTTTACAGAAGAAACTTAGCAGCCGGACAAAAAGGACTTTCGGTAGCTTTTGATTTGGCAACACACAGAGGATATGATTCAGATCACGCAAGAGTTGTTGGAGATGTTGGTAAAGCCGGTGTTGCGATTGATTCTGTTGAGGACATGAAGATCTTATTCAATGAAATTCCTTTGGATGAAATATCGGTTTCAATGACGATGAATGGGGCGGTTTTGCCAATTCTTTCATTTTATATTGTGGCTGCAGAAGAGCAAGGCGTTTCTCAGGACAAGCTTTCGGGAACCATTCAGAATGATATTTTGAAAGAATTTATGGTGCGTAATACCTACATTTATCCGCCAACTCCTTCCATGAAAATTATTGCTGATATTTTTGAATATACTTCAAGAAATATTCCGAAATTCAACTCAATTTCGATTTCCGGATATCACATGCAGGAAGCAGGAGCAACTCCCGTTTTAGAAATGGCTTATACTTTAGCGGATGGTTTGGAATATGTAAGAACCGGAATTAAAGCAGGAATGAATGTCGATGATTTTGCCCCAAGATTATCATTTTTCTGGGCTATCGGAATGAATCATTTTATGGAAATTGCTAAAATGCGTGCAGCAAGATATATTTGGGCAACGCTTTTAAAACAATTCAACCCTCAAAATCCGAAATCTTTAGCGTTAAGAACGCATTCACAAACTTCAGGTTGGTCTTTAACGGAACAAGAACCTTTCAATAATATCACAAGAACGGCGATTGAAGCATTGTCTTCAGCTTTAGGTGGAACTCAATCTCTTCACACGAACGCTTTGGATGAAGCAATTGCTTTACCTACAGATTATTCGGCAAAAATTGCTAGAAATACTCAAATTATTCTTCAACAGGAAAGTGGAATTTGTGATGTTGTCGATCCAATGGGTGGAAGTAATTTGGTTGAATCTTTGACTCAGCAAATGATCGAAGAGGCAATGAAATACATTGATGAGGTAGAAAAAGAAGGCGGAATGACAAAAGCCATCGAAGCCGGAATTCCGAAAATGAGAATTGAAGAAGCTGCCGCAAGAAAACAAGCCAAAATCGATAGCAGCGAAGAGTTTATCATCGGTGTAAATTCTTTTAAATCTGCCTTAAAACAGACTCCAATTGAAATTTTAGATATCGACAATACTGAAGTTCGTAGAAAGCAAATTGAGAGATTAGAATCAATTAAATTAAGCCGAAATTCTGAATCTGTTGAGCAAATTTTAAATGAAATTCGTGAATCTGCAAAAACAGGAAACGGAAATCTTTTGGCATTGTGTATTGAAGCGGCAAGAAGAAGAGTAACTTTAGGTGAAATGAGTGACGCAATGGAAGAAAGCTTCGGACGTTACAAAGCCAACATCAGAACGATACAAGGAGTTTACGCTATGAATGCAGGTAAAAATGAATATTTTGGAAAAGCGCTTGAGCTTACCCAAAAATTTGAAGAAGCAGAAGGTCGTCGCCCAAGAATTATGGTGGCGAAAATGGGGCAGGATGGTCATGATCGTGGTGCAAAAGTGGTAGCAACTGCGTTTGCAGATATGGGATTTGACGTGGATGTTGCGCCGTTATTTCAAACTCCGGAAGAGGTTGCAAAACAGGCTGTAGAAAATGATATTCACATTTTGGGAGTTTCATCTTTGGCAGCAGGTCACAAAACTTTGGTTCCACAGGTCGTTGAAGAGTTAAAGAAATTAGGTGCAGAAGATATTACAATTGTTGTAGGCGGAGTTATTCCGCAACAGGATTACGAGTTTTTATATGCAAACGGAGCTGATTTCATCTTCGGTCCTGGAACAAATCTTCCTAAATGTGCGGTTGATATTTTGAATAGATTTTTAGCGTAA